A window of Ananas comosus cultivar F153 linkage group 4, ASM154086v1, whole genome shotgun sequence contains these coding sequences:
- the LOC109709175 gene encoding zinc finger protein AEBP2-like, translating to MSRSAQIGGGGSGVGPSLIGYEASGDSEDKLYEVIDIPSDDDDDVEVAEDEHDDAESSSGGGGDWEADEGVMWFKRRGVIGTGEAENHRRAIGGDAAAATEAVEGEKGGKDAAKKESENELEDNRRFWEACLADEYTQFVDCATS from the coding sequence ATGAGTCGAAGCGCTCAAATCGGCGGTGGCGGCAGTGGCGTTGGTCCTTCGCTTATCGGTTACGAAGCGAGCGGCGACTCGGAAGATAAACTCTACGAAGTGATTGATATTCCTagtgatgatgacgatgatgttGAGGTTGCGGAGGACGAACACGACGATGCAGAATCGagcagtggcggcggcggcgattgGGAGGCCGACGAGGGAGTGATGTGGTTCAAAAGGAGGGGGGTGATCGGGACGGGGGAGGCGGAGAACCACCGCAGGGCGATCGGAGGAGATGCTGCGGCGGCGACGGAGGCGGTGGAGGGCGAAAAGGGCGGGAAAGATGCCGCGAAAAAGGAGTCGGAGAATGAATTGGAAGATAATAGGAGATTCTGGGAGGCTTGCTTGGCTGATGAGTATACGCAGTTCGTAGATTGCGCCACTTCCTGA